One genomic window of Corynebacterium diphtheriae includes the following:
- a CDS encoding nucleoside deaminase, which yields MTLPPQHSVVRAEAMMREAITLARTTPPADIPVGAIIYGPDGTILGRGTNRRETDHNPLGHAEIIAITQACTQRGDGWRLTDCTLAVTLEPCTMCAGALVGSRIGHIIFGAYEPKTGACGSAFDVVRDPAVLHTVQVRGGILETECAELMTNFFEDLRSDL from the coding sequence ATGACACTGCCCCCGCAGCACAGCGTGGTACGAGCCGAAGCCATGATGCGCGAAGCCATCACCCTCGCACGCACCACACCACCTGCCGACATCCCCGTCGGAGCCATCATCTACGGCCCCGACGGCACCATCCTCGGCCGCGGCACCAACCGCCGCGAAACCGACCACAACCCCCTCGGCCACGCCGAAATCATCGCCATCACCCAAGCCTGTACCCAGCGTGGCGACGGCTGGCGCCTCACCGACTGCACCCTCGCAGTCACCCTCGAACCCTGCACCATGTGCGCCGGCGCCCTCGTCGGCTCCCGAATCGGACACATCATCTTCGGAGCCTACGAACCCAAAACCGGCGCCTGCGGCTCCGCCTTCGACGTAGTCCGCGACCCCGCCGTCCTCCACACCGTGCAAGTCCGCGGCGGCATCCTCGAAACCGAATGCGCCGAACTTATGACAAACTTCTTTGAGGACTTGCGTTCTGATTTGTGA
- a CDS encoding alcohol dehydrogenase catalytic domain-containing protein: MRAAVISGKGLLATADLPTPAVGPDEVLIRVAYVGICGSDLHYYQDGAVGAFEVREPLVPGHEMSGTLADGTAATVHPATFGQCCAGLEEHPHLWPGGAYLGSASTWPHTQGAMQEFLLVRKDQVRVLPDGVPLRRAALAEPLSVGLHAINVAGGVAGKNVLVSGAGPIGQLAALAALREGAASVTLSDVVDGPLERAYAGLTRVNTRAVRLGDESFDVVLECAGVAVATSDALRVVRRRGVVVQVGMLPNVEVGVNVAPLVAKEVQLRGTFRFRDEVDRAVEMLRDPIFDTVITHEFAVDDVVEAFDTAADSQVSGKVVVAL, from the coding sequence ATGCGCGCTGCTGTGATTTCGGGTAAGGGTTTGTTGGCTACTGCGGATCTTCCGACTCCTGCTGTGGGTCCGGATGAGGTGTTGATTCGGGTGGCGTATGTGGGTATTTGTGGCTCTGATCTGCATTATTACCAGGATGGTGCGGTGGGTGCTTTTGAGGTGCGTGAGCCGTTGGTGCCGGGCCATGAGATGTCGGGGACGTTGGCGGATGGTACTGCGGCGACGGTGCATCCGGCGACGTTTGGGCAGTGTTGTGCGGGTTTGGAGGAGCATCCGCATTTGTGGCCTGGTGGCGCGTACTTGGGTAGCGCATCGACGTGGCCGCATACGCAGGGCGCTATGCAGGAGTTTTTGTTGGTGCGTAAGGATCAGGTTCGTGTGTTGCCGGATGGTGTGCCGTTGCGTCGTGCCGCGCTGGCGGAGCCATTAAGTGTTGGATTGCACGCAATTAATGTTGCGGGCGGTGTGGCTGGCAAGAATGTTTTGGTGTCGGGTGCTGGTCCGATTGGTCAGTTGGCTGCGTTGGCGGCGCTTCGTGAGGGGGCTGCGTCGGTGACGTTGTCGGATGTGGTGGATGGCCCACTGGAGCGTGCGTATGCGGGTTTGACGCGTGTGAATACGCGTGCGGTTCGTTTGGGTGATGAGTCGTTTGATGTGGTGTTGGAGTGCGCAGGCGTTGCGGTGGCGACGAGTGATGCGCTTCGTGTGGTGCGTCGTCGTGGTGTTGTGGTGCAGGTGGGTATGTTGCCGAATGTGGAGGTGGGGGTGAATGTGGCTCCGTTGGTGGCTAAGGAGGTTCAGTTGCGGGGTACGTTCCGGTTCCGTGATGAGGTGGATCGTGCGGTGGAGATGTTGCGTGATCCGATTTTTGATACGGTGATCACTCACGAGTTTGCTGTGGATGATGTGGTTGAGGCGTTTGATACGGCTGCTGATTCTCAGGTTTCTGGAAAGGTGGTCGTTGCGCTGTGA
- the tgt gene encoding tRNA guanosine(34) transglycosylase Tgt produces MTDTTFELRTELDDAPGRHGRTGVIHTPHGDINTPAFIPVATKATVKTLTPQQIRDTGAQAILSNAYHLYLQPGPDIVDEAGGVSSFENWHGPTYTDSGGFQVMSLGVGFRKVLAMDTAGLVEGDIRAPKKDRYAQVDEDGVDFRSVIDGSRHRFTPEVSMQIQHQLGADIIFAFDELTTLVDTRQYQESSVERTHRWARRCLIEHDRLTREREGKPLQSLWGVVQGAQYEDLRRQAIRGLLDLDKEAEDNGRRGFGGFGIGGALEKENLGTIVGWVCDEIPQHKPRHLLGISEPDDLFTAIEAGADTFDCVAPTRLGRRGGVYTLDGRVNLTAARFKRDFRQVDEEFGGPIAEYSRAYIHHLFKAKEFLGGTLCTMHNVAFMIQLVDNIRSAINNGDFEAYRDEFLGRYYASKGGPAAAGRSGGMIYGV; encoded by the coding sequence ATGACTGACACGACTTTTGAGCTTCGCACTGAGCTGGACGACGCGCCAGGCCGCCACGGCCGTACTGGTGTAATCCATACCCCTCATGGAGACATCAACACGCCGGCGTTCATCCCTGTGGCCACCAAGGCAACGGTGAAAACCCTCACCCCGCAGCAAATTCGTGACACCGGCGCCCAGGCGATCCTCTCCAACGCCTATCACCTTTACCTGCAGCCAGGCCCCGACATTGTCGACGAAGCCGGCGGCGTGTCCTCATTCGAAAACTGGCATGGCCCCACCTACACCGACTCTGGTGGATTCCAGGTGATGAGCCTTGGTGTTGGTTTTAGAAAAGTTCTTGCTATGGATACCGCGGGGCTTGTAGAAGGCGACATCCGCGCACCTAAAAAAGACCGCTACGCGCAGGTCGATGAAGACGGCGTGGACTTCCGCAGCGTTATCGACGGCTCCCGCCACCGCTTCACCCCAGAAGTCAGCATGCAGATCCAGCATCAGCTTGGCGCCGACATCATCTTCGCTTTCGACGAACTGACCACTCTCGTGGATACCCGTCAGTACCAAGAAAGCTCCGTCGAACGCACCCACCGCTGGGCACGCCGCTGCCTCATCGAACACGACCGCCTCACTCGCGAGCGCGAAGGAAAACCACTGCAATCCCTGTGGGGTGTTGTCCAAGGCGCCCAGTACGAGGATCTGCGCAGACAAGCAATTCGTGGCCTGCTTGACTTAGACAAAGAGGCAGAAGATAACGGACGACGCGGCTTCGGTGGCTTCGGCATCGGTGGCGCATTAGAAAAGGAAAACCTAGGAACCATCGTAGGCTGGGTATGCGACGAAATCCCGCAGCATAAACCACGCCACCTACTGGGAATCAGCGAACCAGACGACCTCTTCACCGCCATCGAAGCAGGTGCCGACACCTTCGACTGTGTTGCACCGACGCGCCTCGGCCGCCGCGGCGGCGTGTACACTCTCGACGGGCGCGTGAACCTCACCGCAGCCCGCTTCAAGCGTGACTTCCGCCAAGTAGACGAGGAGTTCGGCGGCCCTATCGCCGAGTACTCCCGCGCCTACATTCACCACCTGTTCAAGGCCAAGGAATTCCTTGGTGGAACATTGTGCACAATGCATAACGTGGCCTTTATGATCCAGCTGGTAGACAACATTCGCAGCGCTATCAACAACGGCGACTTTGAGGCCTACCGCGATGAATTCCTCGGCCGCTACTACGCAAGCAAAGGAGGCCCAGCAGCAGCTGGGCGCTCCGGAGGGATGATCTACGGAGTTTAA
- the gluQRS gene encoding tRNA glutamyl-Q(34) synthetase GluQRS: MGTFQGAGRYAPSPSGDLHFGNVRTAVLAWLFARHTGRRFLIRVEDVDTQRSSMESAARQLEDLHALGMDWDAAPTYQHNNFDRYEQALRSLPHYECYCSRKDIQEASRAPHTIPGQYPGTCRNLTEVQREERRQALAKQGRVPALRLRADVPTWHVRDYYAGDVLGDVDDMILRRGGQQPDWAYNLAVVVDDAADGIDQVVRGNDLLTSAPRQAYLAHLLGVPAPTYVHVPLVLNAAGQRLAKRDGAVTMREMPDILPRVAESLGLSAHTLPGMLEEFDPDRLSQQPWIFAFHKEV; this comes from the coding sequence ATGGGTACTTTTCAGGGAGCAGGGCGCTATGCGCCAAGTCCAAGCGGGGATCTTCACTTTGGCAACGTGCGCACCGCTGTGTTGGCATGGCTGTTTGCCCGCCACACTGGTCGTCGCTTCCTTATTCGTGTAGAAGACGTGGACACGCAGCGTTCGTCCATGGAATCTGCCGCCCGTCAGCTGGAGGACCTGCATGCGCTGGGTATGGATTGGGACGCCGCCCCCACCTACCAGCACAACAACTTTGACCGCTATGAGCAGGCGTTACGCAGCCTTCCACATTATGAGTGCTACTGCTCCCGCAAGGACATTCAAGAGGCCTCCCGCGCGCCACACACCATCCCGGGCCAGTACCCCGGCACGTGCCGAAATTTAACTGAGGTGCAGCGGGAGGAGCGTCGTCAAGCATTGGCCAAGCAGGGGAGGGTACCAGCACTGCGCTTGCGTGCCGACGTTCCCACGTGGCACGTCCGCGACTACTATGCGGGGGACGTGCTGGGCGACGTGGACGACATGATTCTGCGCCGCGGCGGCCAGCAGCCTGACTGGGCGTACAACCTTGCCGTTGTGGTCGACGATGCCGCCGACGGTATCGACCAAGTGGTTCGCGGCAACGACCTGCTGACTTCTGCGCCGCGTCAGGCCTACCTTGCGCACCTACTCGGCGTGCCGGCTCCGACCTATGTGCATGTGCCGCTGGTGCTCAACGCGGCGGGGCAGCGCCTAGCCAAGCGCGATGGTGCCGTGACCATGCGCGAGATGCCCGACATTCTGCCGCGCGTGGCTGAGTCTTTGGGGCTAAGCGCCCACACTCTGCCTGGCATGCTCGAAGAATTCGATCCCGATAGGCTCTCGCAACAACCGTGGATTTTTGCATTCCATAAGGAGGTATAA
- a CDS encoding helix-turn-helix domain-containing protein, with amino-acid sequence MSLSERTYFPPAEEGELSKVESFLAVYKDRHGTEARPQFFLSGSNEGEQIPLPKELYEILVRTVEALASGKAVTIHPNDPLVTTQQAAELLGVSRPTVVKLIEDGKLEATKVTRHRRIKLEDVLRYQERQTIEQFDFLANTTSDAPALTESEYVSVRKMLANRRRESRIG; translated from the coding sequence ATGTCTCTTTCGGAGCGCACCTATTTTCCTCCCGCAGAGGAAGGAGAACTCTCAAAGGTTGAGAGCTTTCTTGCTGTTTACAAAGACCGTCATGGTACAGAGGCTCGGCCTCAGTTTTTCTTGTCTGGTTCAAACGAAGGGGAGCAAATTCCTCTCCCCAAGGAACTCTACGAGATTCTTGTGCGAACCGTTGAAGCTCTCGCTAGCGGAAAAGCAGTGACTATCCACCCCAACGATCCACTGGTCACTACTCAACAAGCGGCTGAGTTGTTAGGGGTATCGCGTCCAACAGTTGTGAAACTCATCGAGGACGGAAAACTAGAGGCCACCAAAGTTACGCGTCATCGCCGAATTAAATTAGAAGATGTGCTCCGGTATCAAGAGCGCCAAACAATTGAGCAGTTCGATTTTCTTGCGAACACTACAAGTGATGCACCAGCCTTGACCGAATCTGAGTATGTTTCAGTAAGAAAAATGCTTGCGAATAGGCGCAGGGAAAGCCGTATCGGCTAA
- a CDS encoding gluconokinase: protein MSTAVKVVVMGVSGSGKTTVGTLLAERLGVEYRDGDDLHSQANIEKMASGIPLNDDDRWPWLAQVGEWLAAQPAGGVIGCSALKRSYRDVLRRECPEVVFVHVHGAREVLLERMNHREGHFMPASLLDSQFATLQPLENDEVGHVFDVTDSPAQIADAAARWLSERS, encoded by the coding sequence GTGAGCACGGCTGTGAAGGTTGTTGTGATGGGTGTGTCTGGGTCGGGTAAGACGACGGTGGGCACGTTGTTGGCCGAGCGGTTGGGGGTGGAGTATCGCGATGGTGATGATCTTCATTCGCAGGCCAATATTGAGAAGATGGCGAGTGGTATTCCGCTTAACGACGACGACCGCTGGCCGTGGTTGGCGCAGGTGGGCGAATGGTTGGCGGCTCAGCCGGCTGGGGGTGTGATTGGTTGTAGTGCGTTGAAGCGTAGCTACCGTGATGTGTTGCGTCGGGAATGCCCTGAGGTGGTGTTTGTGCATGTGCATGGGGCCCGCGAGGTGTTGTTGGAGCGTATGAATCATCGCGAGGGGCATTTTATGCCGGCGTCGTTGTTGGATTCGCAGTTTGCTACGTTGCAGCCTTTGGAAAATGACGAAGTCGGCCACGTTTTTGATGTGACCGACTCCCCTGCTCAGATTGCTGATGCCGCAGCTAGGTGGCTCAGCGAGCGTAGTTAG
- a CDS encoding MMPL family transporter has product MAAFLYRVGAWSFRAKWFVIVTWLIVLAAVGGAAAAFQAGFNDLFTINNTPAKTATEIYLENFPEQRNPLKSTGVNVVFKAPEGHTLAEPENKAAVDSVVQAIQDNLEGLTNTQRFGNPVDLNPKLQQGVIDLMTQRGVPEENARADAANLSLLTPDETIGYTTFDIDVPMPADVSDEQRQAITDAMNLGREKGLTVEAGGAGFGDPIVIEETSEIIGVAIAAIILIFTFGSLVAAGLPLLIAVIGVGIGSLSITLATAWVSLNNVTPVLAVMLGLAVGIDYSLFIMFRYRRELLHMGKEQAAGMAVGTAGSAVVFAGLTVIIALVALAVANIPFLTYMGLAAAFTVFIAVLIALTMVPALLGALEDKAFAVRLRRKRRTSPARTLGRKWVELVHRAPGVVIAVSVVTLGALTLPALQLHLSLPSDTQASYSSTQRKQAEIMAEGFGPGINSPFLVVADAHSVDENAEILEPLIRAQNPAPGERKQAAANAAYQYIIQKYSVTPDVKHVQIVGLSEDGLAAQLLLTPESSPEDDVTKQLIDALLIKQDEVNNATGIRSGITGLIPVQQDVTNRLAGVMPLYLGIVVGLAVLLLMIVFRSIWVPVVAGVGFLLSVGAAFGVTVLFWQEGLWGLVDTPSPIIAFMPIFLIGVCFGLAMDYQVFLVSAMRERFVHGRIDATSRYNAIEESIVEGFASSVRVVTAAALIMIAVFVAFIGQPIPFIKIFGFALGAGVLFDAFFIRMAFVPAAMFLLGRQTWYMPRWLDKVLPRLDVEGTSLEL; this is encoded by the coding sequence GTGGCCGCCTTTTTGTATCGTGTTGGCGCGTGGTCGTTTCGGGCCAAGTGGTTTGTGATTGTCACGTGGCTTATTGTGCTTGCGGCTGTGGGCGGTGCTGCCGCTGCGTTTCAAGCGGGCTTCAATGATCTATTTACGATCAATAACACTCCGGCGAAGACGGCGACGGAGATTTATCTGGAAAACTTCCCTGAGCAGCGCAATCCGTTGAAGAGTACGGGTGTGAATGTGGTGTTTAAGGCACCGGAGGGGCATACGCTGGCTGAGCCGGAGAACAAGGCTGCCGTGGATAGTGTGGTGCAGGCGATCCAAGATAATCTTGAGGGCCTGACTAATACGCAGCGTTTTGGTAATCCTGTGGATTTGAATCCGAAGTTGCAGCAGGGTGTTATCGATTTGATGACGCAGCGTGGTGTGCCGGAGGAAAACGCGCGTGCCGACGCAGCCAACTTGAGCCTGCTTACCCCCGATGAGACGATCGGGTACACCACCTTCGATATTGATGTGCCTATGCCTGCGGACGTGAGCGATGAGCAACGCCAGGCGATCACCGATGCCATGAACTTAGGCCGCGAGAAGGGCCTGACAGTTGAGGCCGGTGGTGCTGGCTTTGGTGATCCGATCGTGATCGAAGAAACTTCAGAGATCATCGGTGTGGCCATCGCGGCGATCATTTTGATCTTCACGTTTGGTTCCTTGGTGGCCGCTGGACTCCCACTGCTGATCGCAGTGATCGGTGTAGGTATTGGTTCGCTGTCGATCACACTGGCTACTGCTTGGGTATCGCTGAATAACGTCACCCCAGTGCTTGCAGTGATGTTGGGCTTGGCGGTGGGTATCGACTACTCACTGTTTATCATGTTCCGATATCGCCGCGAGCTGCTGCACATGGGTAAGGAACAAGCCGCCGGCATGGCGGTGGGCACTGCGGGATCTGCGGTGGTGTTCGCGGGCCTTACGGTGATCATCGCACTGGTTGCTTTGGCGGTGGCTAATATTCCGTTCCTCACTTACATGGGCCTTGCCGCAGCATTTACGGTGTTCATTGCGGTGCTAATTGCGTTGACGATGGTGCCGGCGCTGTTGGGGGCGTTGGAGGATAAGGCCTTTGCGGTGCGGTTGCGCCGGAAGCGGCGGACGTCGCCAGCCCGTACGTTGGGGCGCAAGTGGGTGGAGTTGGTCCACCGCGCGCCGGGTGTGGTGATTGCGGTGAGCGTCGTAACGCTGGGTGCATTGACGCTGCCTGCGCTGCAATTGCACTTGTCGTTACCCTCCGATACGCAGGCGAGTTATAGTTCTACGCAGCGCAAACAGGCTGAGATCATGGCGGAGGGGTTTGGCCCTGGTATTAATTCGCCGTTTTTGGTGGTGGCGGATGCGCATTCGGTGGATGAGAACGCGGAGATTTTGGAGCCGCTGATCCGCGCGCAGAATCCGGCGCCGGGGGAGCGCAAGCAGGCGGCGGCAAATGCGGCGTATCAGTACATTATTCAGAAGTATTCGGTTACTCCGGATGTGAAGCATGTGCAGATCGTGGGATTGTCGGAGGACGGCTTGGCGGCGCAGTTGTTGCTCACGCCGGAGTCGTCGCCAGAAGATGATGTGACCAAGCAGCTTATCGACGCCCTCCTGATCAAACAGGACGAGGTGAACAACGCGACCGGTATTCGTTCCGGTATTACGGGCCTGATCCCTGTGCAGCAGGATGTGACCAACCGTCTGGCGGGCGTGATGCCGCTGTACCTTGGCATTGTGGTGGGCCTTGCGGTGTTGTTGCTGATGATCGTGTTCCGTAGCATCTGGGTGCCGGTGGTCGCCGGCGTGGGCTTCTTGCTCTCTGTGGGCGCGGCGTTCGGCGTGACTGTGCTGTTTTGGCAAGAGGGCCTGTGGGGGCTTGTGGATACTCCCAGCCCGATCATTGCGTTTATGCCGATCTTCCTTATTGGCGTGTGCTTTGGCCTTGCTATGGACTATCAGGTGTTTTTGGTGTCGGCGATGCGGGAGCGTTTCGTGCATGGGCGTATCGACGCCACCAGCCGCTACAACGCCATCGAAGAATCGATCGTGGAGGGCTTCGCCTCAAGCGTCCGTGTGGTCACAGCTGCCGCGCTGATCATGATTGCGGTGTTTGTGGCCTTCATTGGGCAGCCGATTCCGTTTATTAAAATCTTCGGTTTTGCCCTTGGTGCCGGAGTGCTTTTCGACGCTTTCTTCATCCGTATGGCGTTCGTTCCGGCAGCAATGTTCCTTCTTGGACGGCAAACATGGTACATGCCACGTTGGCTGGATAAAGTGCTGCCACGTCTCGATGTGGAGGGTACATCGCTGGAGCTGTGA
- a CDS encoding GntP family permease, with protein MEDWVPTLSAGPLLGIAAAAIALILVLVIVFKLHAFLTLIIVSAATGLAAGIPLEGIVPTMTKGFGSTLASVALLVGLGAMLGRLVETSGGAKSLAETLVARFGEQRAPFALGVASLLMGFPIFFDAGLIVMLPVIFAVARRLNGPVLAYGIPAAGAFSVMHIYLPPHPGPISAAEFYSADIGLVMLLGLIIAIPTWLISGLWLGKTLGRRYPLPVPDILAGGPQATDVKNPATPGLIVSLLLLPMLLIFGNTGMGLATSAGWVDKSSSLVRALQFVGNTPIALLISTLVALYFLGIRRGQPKADLEKLLDGALGPICSVVLITGAGGMFGGVLRTSGIGDALADSMSDLGVPVVLGCWLVAAILRLAQGSATVALTTAAALMAPAVAAGGYSEFQIALMVLASAAGSVFAGHVNDSGFWLVGRLMGMDVATTLRTWTLNQALVGAVGFVFVLVLYGVSFVF; from the coding sequence ATGGAAGATTGGGTTCCCACCCTTAGTGCTGGCCCCTTATTGGGGATCGCCGCCGCTGCGATTGCACTCATTTTGGTCCTCGTCATTGTGTTCAAGCTCCACGCTTTCCTCACACTGATCATCGTTTCCGCAGCTACCGGCCTCGCCGCCGGCATCCCACTGGAGGGCATCGTGCCCACCATGACCAAAGGCTTCGGAAGTACACTCGCCTCAGTTGCCCTCCTCGTCGGCCTCGGAGCAATGCTCGGCCGGCTTGTCGAAACCTCCGGCGGTGCAAAAAGCCTCGCCGAAACCCTCGTCGCCCGCTTCGGTGAACAACGCGCCCCCTTCGCCCTCGGCGTAGCCTCCCTGCTGATGGGTTTCCCCATCTTCTTCGACGCCGGCCTGATCGTCATGCTGCCCGTCATCTTCGCCGTGGCACGCCGACTCAACGGCCCCGTCCTGGCCTACGGCATCCCCGCCGCCGGCGCGTTCTCCGTCATGCACATCTACCTGCCACCGCACCCAGGCCCAATCTCAGCTGCAGAATTCTACAGCGCAGACATCGGCCTCGTCATGCTCCTTGGCCTAATCATCGCGATCCCTACCTGGCTGATCTCCGGCCTCTGGCTCGGTAAAACTCTCGGCCGCCGCTATCCACTGCCAGTTCCCGACATCCTAGCCGGTGGCCCCCAGGCAACCGACGTGAAAAACCCCGCCACACCAGGGCTTATCGTCTCCCTCTTGCTGCTTCCTATGTTGCTCATCTTCGGCAACACTGGCATGGGCCTTGCCACCTCCGCAGGCTGGGTAGATAAGAGCTCGAGCCTCGTGCGCGCCCTACAATTCGTGGGCAACACCCCCATTGCCTTGCTGATCTCAACCCTCGTGGCGCTGTACTTCCTCGGCATTCGTCGTGGCCAGCCCAAAGCTGACCTAGAAAAGCTTCTCGACGGTGCCCTCGGACCCATCTGCTCCGTCGTATTGATCACCGGTGCCGGCGGCATGTTCGGTGGCGTACTGCGCACCTCCGGCATCGGTGACGCCCTAGCCGACTCCATGTCCGACCTCGGTGTCCCCGTCGTCCTCGGCTGTTGGCTCGTCGCCGCCATCCTGCGCCTCGCCCAAGGCTCGGCCACCGTGGCACTGACCACCGCCGCAGCACTGATGGCACCCGCCGTCGCCGCCGGCGGCTACAGCGAATTCCAAATCGCACTCATGGTGCTGGCCTCCGCAGCCGGCTCCGTATTCGCAGGCCACGTCAACGACTCTGGCTTCTGGCTCGTCGGCCGCCTCATGGGCATGGACGTTGCCACGACCCTGCGCACCTGGACACTCAACCAGGCGCTCGTCGGAGCCGTGGGCTTTGTATTCGTTCTCGTCCTCTACGGAGTCAGCTTTGTATTCTAA
- a CDS encoding SDR family oxidoreductase produces MTNFGVVDKLALVTGSTRGLGRVLAQGLIEAGARVVVHGSDAQRAEAAAAELGACGFMACDVRDAAATEAAVSEVIERFGAPDILVNNAGIQRRNPIEVFEDQDWDDIVGVNLSGVFHVTRPVASAMKAAGRGKIVMVGSVQSRLGRATIAPYCATKGGVAMFAQGLAAELSPFNVQVNTLSPGYFDTDMNAALVADEEFSGWVCKRTPAGRWGDPRELVGPLLFLASEASSFVTGQNLAVDGGMTAVV; encoded by the coding sequence ATGACTAATTTTGGTGTGGTGGATAAGTTAGCGCTGGTCACGGGTTCGACACGCGGCCTTGGCCGAGTACTGGCACAGGGCCTGATTGAGGCTGGTGCCAGGGTTGTGGTTCATGGTTCGGATGCACAGCGTGCGGAGGCTGCGGCGGCGGAGTTGGGCGCTTGTGGTTTCATGGCGTGCGATGTTCGTGATGCTGCTGCGACGGAGGCGGCGGTGTCGGAGGTGATTGAGCGCTTTGGTGCCCCTGATATTTTGGTGAATAATGCGGGGATTCAGCGTCGGAATCCGATTGAGGTGTTTGAGGATCAGGATTGGGATGACATTGTTGGTGTGAATTTGTCGGGGGTGTTTCATGTGACGCGGCCGGTGGCGTCGGCAATGAAGGCTGCTGGTCGGGGAAAGATTGTGATGGTGGGGTCGGTGCAGTCGCGGTTGGGGCGTGCGACGATTGCTCCGTATTGTGCAACTAAGGGTGGTGTGGCGATGTTTGCGCAGGGGCTGGCTGCGGAGTTGTCGCCGTTTAATGTGCAGGTGAATACGTTGTCGCCTGGGTATTTTGATACGGATATGAATGCTGCGTTGGTGGCGGATGAGGAGTTTTCGGGGTGGGTGTGTAAGCGCACTCCGGCGGGCCGGTGGGGTGATCCTCGTGAGCTGGTGGGGCCGTTGTTGTTCTTGGCGAGTGAGGCGTCGTCGTTTGTGACGGGGCAGAATTTGGCTGTCGACGGCGGAATGACGGCGGTGGTGTAG
- a CDS encoding tRNA adenosine deaminase-associated protein, producing the protein MKSNFAVTVARVNATWQVRAFNDDYSSLKRSIDAVRTLRAEGAAFAMLSIEDDYFVLVRPTPQGVKLLISDATAATEDDFAAGILDELDADQPDPEDTPYAEGDFDILADLGLSEQVMSIITDETDWWASEQLQRIAEELGFDDELEQAL; encoded by the coding sequence ATGAAGTCTAATTTTGCTGTGACCGTAGCCCGCGTCAACGCCACATGGCAAGTACGCGCCTTCAACGACGATTACTCCTCGCTGAAGCGCTCCATTGACGCCGTACGAACACTCAGAGCCGAAGGCGCAGCATTTGCCATGCTCAGCATAGAAGACGACTACTTCGTGCTCGTCCGCCCCACACCCCAAGGCGTAAAACTCCTCATCTCCGACGCCACCGCCGCCACCGAAGACGACTTCGCCGCCGGCATCCTCGACGAACTCGACGCCGACCAACCCGACCCCGAAGACACCCCCTATGCGGAGGGAGACTTCGACATCCTCGCCGACCTCGGCCTCAGCGAACAAGTCATGAGCATCATCACCGACGAAACCGACTGGTGGGCCTCCGAACAACTCCAACGCATCGCCGAAGAACTCGGATTCGACGACGAACTCGAACAAGCCCTATGA
- a CDS encoding prephenate dehydrogenase — protein MTINEVSRPVCVLGLGLIGGSLLRALRHKGAPAFGFNRSPSAARIATKEGFDVSSSLIRTLERAEADNALIVLATPMPAIASLLDALQEHAPSCGFTDVVSVKGAVYDLVKSRGLQSRYVGGHPMAGTANSGWEASYPELFVRAPWVVTYDFAPEADAQWVGLWTDVVNMAGTVGAEVIPARVEAHDAAVARISHLPHVFAEALAIVGDNGGALALSLAAGSFRDSTRVAGSAPSLVRAMCETNAQALLGALDEALTLLNDARAHLTEVHPNLEELIDAGYRSRVRFEARSGGNASESVGPTKISNRPVFRFHPGADGWIAQLKQAEGLGARIEIF, from the coding sequence GTGACTATCAATGAGGTTTCTCGTCCTGTCTGTGTCCTTGGCCTTGGTTTGATCGGGGGTTCGCTGCTGCGCGCGTTGCGGCACAAAGGTGCTCCGGCGTTTGGTTTTAATCGTTCGCCTTCTGCTGCCCGTATCGCAACAAAGGAGGGGTTTGATGTGAGTTCTAGTCTTATCCGGACTCTCGAGCGTGCTGAGGCGGATAATGCGTTGATTGTGTTGGCTACGCCGATGCCTGCGATTGCGTCGTTGTTGGATGCGTTGCAGGAGCACGCGCCGAGTTGTGGGTTTACGGATGTGGTGAGTGTGAAGGGCGCGGTGTATGACCTTGTGAAGTCCCGTGGTTTGCAGTCGCGTTATGTGGGTGGTCATCCGATGGCTGGGACGGCGAATAGTGGTTGGGAGGCTTCATACCCTGAGTTGTTTGTGCGTGCCCCGTGGGTGGTTACGTATGATTTTGCCCCGGAGGCGGATGCCCAGTGGGTGGGTTTGTGGACTGATGTGGTGAATATGGCGGGCACGGTGGGTGCGGAGGTGATCCCTGCGCGTGTGGAGGCCCATGATGCGGCGGTGGCCCGTATTTCGCATTTGCCGCATGTGTTTGCGGAGGCGTTGGCGATTGTGGGCGATAATGGGGGCGCGTTGGCGCTTTCGTTGGCGGCGGGTAGTTTCCGCGATTCGACGCGGGTGGCGGGTTCTGCCCCGTCGCTGGTGCGGGCTATGTGTGAGACGAACGCTCAGGCGTTGCTCGGGGCTCTTGATGAGGCTCTTACGTTGCTTAACGACGCCCGCGCGCACCTCACGGAGGTACACCCCAACCTTGAGGAGCTTATCGACGCCGGCTATCGCTCCCGCGTGCGCTTCGAAGCACGTTCTGGGGGTAATGCTTCCGAGTCTGTTGGCCCTACCAAGATTTCCAATCGACCCGTTTTTCGTTTCCACCCAGGGGCTGATGGTTGGATTGCCCAGCTCAAGCAGGCTGAAGGGTTGGGGGCGCGGATCGAAATATTCTAA